The DNA segment CCGAGATACTGGAGACCCAGATCGATCGCTTCCTCCGCCATTTCCTCCAGCGTGTTGTGCCCGTCGGAAGCGGTCGTGTGGTTGTGGAAGGTGCCGCGGAGGTTCTCCAGTTGGATCAGGCGGGGAAGGGTGCGCTCCGCCGCCGCCTCGATCTCGCCGCGATTCTCCCGCAGTTCCGGCGGGATGAACTGCAGGCCCAGCGCCTCGTATATGTCGCCTTCCTCGTTCACCTCCGGAATGGCGGCGGGGGCATCGGAATTCACCGCTGTGAAGCCATATTCATTGAGGGAGAGTCCTTTTTTCAGGGCCAACGAGCGGATGGCCACGTTGTGTTCCTTTGAGCCGGAGAAATATTGGAGGGCGAATGGGAACTGCTTGTTGGAAACCGCCCGCAGGTCCGCCTGGATCCCGTTCTTCAGGCGGATGGACGTTTTCGTGTCGCCGCAGGCGATGATGGACTCCATCTGCGGCAGGGTGGTGAAGTCCTCGCAGACCAGCGCGGGTTCCTTCGTGGCGACGAGGAAATCGATGTCATGCACGGTTTCCTTTCCGCGCCGGAAGGATCCCGCCACCGCCACACGGGTGACTTCCGGATGCATGCGCAGCAACTCGAGGATCTCCTCCACCAACGGGTTGATGGAACCCAGCAGAAACGTGTCCGCCACGGTGCTCCGGAGGGCGATCGCCTCCAGGATCTTGGTCTGGGTCTTCTCGCCGAAGCCCGGGAGCCTGGCCACAGTGCCGCTCTCACAAAGAGCCTTCAGGTCCGCAACCGATCCGACCCCCAGCGTTTCGTGGAGAACCTTGATCTTCTTCGGACCGAGACCCTGGAGATCGAACAGTTCGAACAGGCCGGCCGGAAATTCCGCGCGGAGCTTCTGGTGGAATTGGAGGGTGCCGGTGGCGGCCAGCTCATGAAGCTTGTCGCGCAACGCATCACCGATGCCCTTGATGCCGGTGAGTTCGTTGTCGGTGGCCAGTTGTACGATGTCTCCGTCGAATCCGCGAACCGCTTCCGCGCCCTGCCGGTAGGCGCGGACCTTGAAGGGGTTCTCTCCCTTCAGTTCGAGCAACAGGGCGATTTCGTCGAGGACTTCGGCCAGATTTTCACGGGTTGCGGGCATGATCAGAAGAGGGTCAGCGCATCAGGAAATCCGCCACCACGAAACGGTGGTCGGAATGCCGCGTCTCCACCACCCGGCAGCGGACCGGAGTGAGGTGACGAGTGGAGTAGATATGGTCGATGCGCAGGATCGGGAAGCGGCGGTGGAAGGTATTTCCCCAGCCGATGCCGGTTTCGGAGAACGCGTCGATGAAGTCGCGGGAAAGCTGGCGGTGGACGACATCCGTGGCCGGTGCGTTGAAATCCCCTCCCAGAATGGTGGGGACGGTGGGAAAGTCCGTGGTCTGGCTGAGGATCTGGAGTGCGACCGACATTTCCTGGCGGCGCAGCTTCCGGTTCTGGCTGTGTTCCCGCCAGGCGGAGCGCCTCCACAGGCGGAGATCCGTGGCTGCGGTCGCCAGGTGGATGTTGACGACCTGGAGGGCGGAGCCATCCGGTGTCACCACTTCCAGTTGCTGGCTGCGGATCACGCGGTTCTTGTCCTCCCTGCGGATCTTCCAGCGGGTGATCACGCCGTTGAACATGTTCGTCCGGAAGTCGCCTTTCCCCTGGTAAAGCCGGGCGGCGATCTTCGCCGTGTGGGCGGGGTTGGTCTGCTGCAACAGGACGATGTCCGGATCCCACGCGAGGATCTCGTCGGTGGGATCACCGAAGTAGAAGTTCCCGGTGTTGATGGTCAGAACCCGGAGGACCTTCCGGGACTGGAATGGCGCTGCAGGGCCGGGTTGCGGTGCTGGCTTCCCGATGTGGCCGAGCGCCCTCGCCTCATCAGACCCGATGAGGAGTGTGAGCGCCCAGATGCCGGACAGCACCAGTGAGAGCGGGGCCCGCATGAAATAGAAGGCACCCGCCGACAAAAGCAGCCCGATGGCCCCCCACAGCCAGATCGGCATCACGGTGAATGCCGCCAAGGCATCCGGCTGGGTGGAATAACAGCCGATCGTGAACAGGTGCAGGAAAAGCGACAGGGTCACCAGGGTCCAACCTAGCCTGCGGCGGAGGGGAGACATGATGACCTTGGGGGAGAGGGGGTGAACGGACGGCATCCGCCCTGGCCGGGACTCACATTCCGGGGAGGCCCATGCCGCCGGTGAGTTTCTTCATTTCCGCTGCTGCGGTGTCCTTGCCTTTGGTGATGGCTTCCTGGACGCCCTTGAGGACCAGATCCTCCAGGAATTCGACATCGGAGGCATCCACCACGGATGGGTCGATTTTGATGGAGAGGACGTCCCCCGCGCAGGTGGCGGTGACGTTGACCTTTCCGCCACCCACGGAGGCTTCGACGGTGCGGGCGGAGAGTTCTTCCTGCTTTGCGGCGAGCCCGGCCTGCATCTGCTGGGCTTGTTTCATCAGTTTGGCGATGTTCATAAGGGGTATGGTTGGTGGTTACCTGAGCACTTTGCCCTCGAATTTCTCAAGGGCGGACTTGATCAGCGGATCATCGTAGAAACTTTCGTCGAGCGTCGGTTGGGGGGCGGCGGCCGGTGGTGCCTCCGCTGCGGGCTTCGGCTTCGCTTCCTCCCATGGCGGCGGCTCGGGGGCGGGCGGGGCTTCGCTGATCTCCGGCGCGGCTTCGATCAGGGAATCCAGCGCACTGATCGCGCTCAATCCGGGTTTCCGCACTGGAGTGACTGCGGGCTTCTCGGGTTCCGGAGCGGGGATTGGAGGAGTCACCACCGCGGGAATGGAGGGGCGGGGTGGGAGCTCCGCTTCCGTCGCCACGGGTTCCGGCGCGGTGGGAGGAGCCTGCGGGATGAAATCCGCACCACGGGTCAGCACCTTGATGACATCCGCGATTCTCACTTCCCCGAGGGATTGGATGGCTTTGATCACGCCCAGCTCGAAGTGCAGGCGCTTGTTCGTCGCCCACTTCATCCTGCCTTCGGTCTCCGCGAAGACATCGATGGCCGCGAGAATCCGGTCAGGGGCGTATTCGTCGGCGGCACCGATCAGCTTGCTCCAAAGCTCGGCGGGAATACCGTCGCCGTCCGCCGTGGGATCAAGCTTCGCGACCAGCAGAGCGCGCAGGCAACCGATCAGTTCGCCCAGCAGTTGGGACAGTTCCCGACCGCTCTCCGCTTCCTTCTGGATGAGTGAAAGCGCGGCCGGTGTCGCGCGTTCAAGCAGGGCGGAGGTGAGTGTTGCCACCTTTTCCCGGGAGGTGAAACCGAAGACATCCAGCACGTTCGCCTCCGTGATATGGTCGCCGCAGAAAGCCACGAGCTGGTCGAGCATGGACTGAGCGTCGCGCATGCCGCCGTCCGCTCCCTTGGCGATCGCCCAGGCGGCGGTTTCGTCCAGAGCGATGCCTTCCTGGCCGGCGATGTGCTGGAGATGGCGGGCGATCGTTTCGGTGGGGATCGGCCGCAGGTCGAACCGCTGGCAGCGGGAAAGGATCGTCGGCAGGATCTTGTTCGCCTCCGTGGTGGCGAAGATGAATTTCACGTGCGGAGGAGGCTCTTCCAGCGTCTTGAGCAGCGCGTTGAACGCGGCGTTCGAGAGCATGTGCACCTCGTCGATGTAGTAGATCTTGAACTGGCCGCGCGCCGGGGCGAAGCGGACGGACTCCCGCAGGTCGCGGACCTGTTCGACGCCGTTGTTGGAAGCACCGTCGATCTCCAGCACATCGAGCGAGCGGCCTTCGGCGATTTCCACGCAGATATCATCATCCGGATCGAAATCCGCCTTCGGGCCGCCGGGGCAGTTCAGCGCCTTTGCCAGGATCCGGGCGGTGGAGGTCTTGCCGGTGCCGCGCGGCCCGACGAAAAGATAGGCGTGGGCCAGCCGCTTCTGGGCGATGGCGTTGCGCAGGGTGCGCACCACATGGTCCTGTCCAAGGACATCGTCGAAAGTTTTGGGCCGGTATTTCCGGGCGAAGACCTGATAGCTCACACGGGCGAGTGTAGGTGGCCGCGCGGGTTTGTCATCGCTCAGTTTCAGCGACTGTCAAAAAACGCGGGGTTGATGGTCCTGACAGGGCTGCTAGAGTCCCGGGAAATGGATGACAAAGGATCTCAGAATCAGCGCAGGACGAAAGGATTTCCGTGGTTTGGCGCGGGTTTTTTCGTGTTGATTTGCGGCGGATTTGGCCTCCTTTTTACTCCAATTCCGGGCCGTTTGAAGCAAAGTCTGAAGGATCTGGTCAAACCCGAGAAGGTCCTGATCAAGACGGACACAACGGATATCGAACGCCAGATCCGGGCCAGGTATGAGGCGGAGATGCAGGAACTCCGGGAAAATCAGGAAAAGGAACTGGCTGCCCTGAAAAAAGCCCAGGTGGAGACCCCCAGGGAGGCACCCGAGGAACCTGCCCCCACGGACATGACCCTCGGTTCCGTGTCGGACGTGCGTGAGTTGCGGTCGGGGATCCCATTCAAGACGGAAGTGACCGTCACCAAAGGCGGAATCGCTTCCATCGAACGGAAGGATGCGGCCAGCTATGCGGCTTCCTACCAACTCACGATCAAGGCTCCCACGCCCGCGAAGACGATCACCGAGCTGGAGACATCGAACAAGAGCCTGTCGAAGGTGCTGCCCGGGTTGCCGGCACTGGTGGAGAAAGCCGAGGTTTCCCCGTGGTTCTACCGGCTTTACGATGAGAAGACCACCCGCATACGCAGGAGTGCGAACACCCTCAACGAGTTGCTGACCAAGCACAATCTCTACGACTGTGAGACCATGCTGCATCTCCAGGCTCCGACCGGACGGAAGATCTTTTTCCTGCAGGCGGAGATGGATGTGGTTTCCGATGGCTCGGACGGAGATCGCCTTCCGACGATGCCGGAGGAGATCGTCAACTCCACCCATTACCAGCCCTACACCAGCTACGGTTGGCCGAAGAAAACCCGCACTCCGAATCCGCTGATCGCCGGTTTCGAGCGCAGGATCGCGGCCGGCCAGAAAGAACTGGAGGAGAAAGGGACGCCTGCGGAGCGGAAGACCTGGCTGCGTGACCGGATCGCGATGCTGAAGCGCGGGATCGAGGACATGAAGGCGCGCAGCTTTCTCATCGCGGAATACGATCCTTTCATCGTCATTCCGGTGAGCATCATCACCGCGAACAGCAGCCGTGATCCGTTCGCCCCCAGGGTGGGTGACTATGCGGTCGTCGTCCACGGGGAGAAAATCTACCCCGCCATCGTCGGTGATGGTGGTCCGACCTTCAAGGTCGGCGAAGCTTCGCTGCGGATGGCCCGCGAGATCAATCCGAAGTCATCGCCCTACAGCCGACCCATTTCTGATCTGACGGTGAGTTACCTCGTGTTCTCCGGTAGCCGTGAAGAGGAACGTCAGCCCCCGGACTACGTGAAATGGCGGCAGAAATGCCATGAACTGCTCGGTGAGATGGGCGGGGTGGGAGAGGGATATTCGCTCCACGAATGGCAGGATCTTTTGCCAAAGCCTGCTCCTCCGGAACCCGCGCCCGCAGCCCCCGGGGCAACTCCCGGGCCACCCGGTCCCGCCGTGCCGGGAGCGCCTGACGCACCAACCGCTCCGGTCACACCGGCAGCACCCGTGTCGCCGCCTGCCGCGCCGGGACAGTGAAGCATTTTCGAACGGTGCAAGACACCGGCATTCGTGCATGCCAGTCTACGAAGGTGGCATAAGGACAGGGATCATCTCGCGCTGATGCCTGCGGTAAATGTGGAAATCGCCGTCCACGGTGATCACAGGGAGGTGCGGAAAGCGTTCACTCAAACAGATGAGGCACAGATCCGCCAGATCGGGTGAACGGTCGGCGTAGCGCTTCGCGAAAATCTCCAACCGTGGCTGGCAAATGGAAAAATCCAGTTCCACACGCAGAAGGCCAGCCTGCACCAATGCCAGCACTTTCTCCGCGGATCCGGTGTGGAAAACCGCTTCGGCCAGCACCGCTTCACAGGTTGCCAGCGGCGCATCCACCTGCTCAGCCAACCGCACGGCCCATGAGTGAAAGGAATCCCGTCTGTTCAGAAATGCGACGACAAAGCCTGTGTCCGCAATCCCGGTCATGGCCGAGAGAATCCTTTGCGGCGGGAAAGATCCTCCGGCCCTTCCAAGCTGCCAGCCAGTTTCATGAATGGCTTGGCTTGCTCCGCCTGCCGCACTTTCTCCAATGCTTCCTTGACCAGACTCCCTTGGGAACGACCGGTGGCACGAGCCTGTTCTTCCACCCAGCGTGCCAGATCTTCACCCAAGCGGATGCTCAGTGTCGTACTCATGTGGCAAAGGTGTATGACGCGCTTTCCTTTGTCAATTCGCCTCCAGCATCCTCCTGGTCCTTTCCGCCTGCAATGCTTTGAGCACCCGCAGCAGGAG comes from the Luteolibacter sp. SL250 genome and includes:
- the dnaX gene encoding DNA polymerase III subunit gamma/tau; its protein translation is MSYQVFARKYRPKTFDDVLGQDHVVRTLRNAIAQKRLAHAYLFVGPRGTGKTSTARILAKALNCPGGPKADFDPDDDICVEIAEGRSLDVLEIDGASNNGVEQVRDLRESVRFAPARGQFKIYYIDEVHMLSNAAFNALLKTLEEPPPHVKFIFATTEANKILPTILSRCQRFDLRPIPTETIARHLQHIAGQEGIALDETAAWAIAKGADGGMRDAQSMLDQLVAFCGDHITEANVLDVFGFTSREKVATLTSALLERATPAALSLIQKEAESGRELSQLLGELIGCLRALLVAKLDPTADGDGIPAELWSKLIGAADEYAPDRILAAIDVFAETEGRMKWATNKRLHFELGVIKAIQSLGEVRIADVIKVLTRGADFIPQAPPTAPEPVATEAELPPRPSIPAVVTPPIPAPEPEKPAVTPVRKPGLSAISALDSLIEAAPEISEAPPAPEPPPWEEAKPKPAAEAPPAAAPQPTLDESFYDDPLIKSALEKFEGKVLR
- a CDS encoding glycoside hydrolase family 75 protein; this translates as MKQSLKDLVKPEKVLIKTDTTDIERQIRARYEAEMQELRENQEKELAALKKAQVETPREAPEEPAPTDMTLGSVSDVRELRSGIPFKTEVTVTKGGIASIERKDAASYAASYQLTIKAPTPAKTITELETSNKSLSKVLPGLPALVEKAEVSPWFYRLYDEKTTRIRRSANTLNELLTKHNLYDCETMLHLQAPTGRKIFFLQAEMDVVSDGSDGDRLPTMPEEIVNSTHYQPYTSYGWPKKTRTPNPLIAGFERRIAAGQKELEEKGTPAERKTWLRDRIAMLKRGIEDMKARSFLIAEYDPFIVIPVSIITANSSRDPFAPRVGDYAVVVHGEKIYPAIVGDGGPTFKVGEASLRMAREINPKSSPYSRPISDLTVSYLVFSGSREEERQPPDYVKWRQKCHELLGEMGGVGEGYSLHEWQDLLPKPAPPEPAPAAPGATPGPPGPAVPGAPDAPTAPVTPAAPVSPPAAPGQ
- a CDS encoding YbaB/EbfC family nucleoid-associated protein produces the protein MNIAKLMKQAQQMQAGLAAKQEELSARTVEASVGGGKVNVTATCAGDVLSIKIDPSVVDASDVEFLEDLVLKGVQEAITKGKDTAAAEMKKLTGGMGLPGM
- a CDS encoding endonuclease/exonuclease/phosphatase family protein — translated: MSPLRRRLGWTLVTLSLFLHLFTIGCYSTQPDALAAFTVMPIWLWGAIGLLLSAGAFYFMRAPLSLVLSGIWALTLLIGSDEARALGHIGKPAPQPGPAAPFQSRKVLRVLTINTGNFYFGDPTDEILAWDPDIVLLQQTNPAHTAKIAARLYQGKGDFRTNMFNGVITRWKIRREDKNRVIRSQQLEVVTPDGSALQVVNIHLATAATDLRLWRRSAWREHSQNRKLRRQEMSVALQILSQTTDFPTVPTILGGDFNAPATDVVHRQLSRDFIDAFSETGIGWGNTFHRRFPILRIDHIYSTRHLTPVRCRVVETRHSDHRFVVADFLMR
- a CDS encoding ribbon-helix-helix protein, CopG family produces the protein MSTTLSIRLGEDLARWVEEQARATGRSQGSLVKEALEKVRQAEQAKPFMKLAGSLEGPEDLSRRKGFSRP
- the polX gene encoding DNA polymerase/3'-5' exonuclease PolX; its protein translation is MPATRENLAEVLDEIALLLELKGENPFKVRAYRQGAEAVRGFDGDIVQLATDNELTGIKGIGDALRDKLHELAATGTLQFHQKLRAEFPAGLFELFDLQGLGPKKIKVLHETLGVGSVADLKALCESGTVARLPGFGEKTQTKILEAIALRSTVADTFLLGSINPLVEEILELLRMHPEVTRVAVAGSFRRGKETVHDIDFLVATKEPALVCEDFTTLPQMESIIACGDTKTSIRLKNGIQADLRAVSNKQFPFALQYFSGSKEHNVAIRSLALKKGLSLNEYGFTAVNSDAPAAIPEVNEEGDIYEALGLQFIPPELRENRGEIEAAAERTLPRLIQLENLRGTFHNHTTASDGHNTLEEMAEEAIDLGLQYLGIADHSKSSFQANGLDEIRLLEQIARIKELNAGWEHFRLFSGTEVDILKDGSLDFDDSILSKLDYCVASVHSVFNLDEDTMTRRICRAMENEHVTMLGHVTGRLLLRRDEYKVNHAKIIDCAAETRTIIELNCSPKRMDMDWRWWKKARDKGVLCSINPDAHSTARIHHIGLGVRIARKGWLRREDVLNTRPVKEVEAFLRTPKSER